The Euphorbia lathyris chromosome 8, ddEupLath1.1, whole genome shotgun sequence genome has a window encoding:
- the LOC136203956 gene encoding uncharacterized protein, translating to MGDDFVNLNINYGGKFVVGVGGVWQYIGGEVHCISPIDLDKLSRLDILWYVVYLGYTNCGPVYYAINKDPSKYVELTNDLSVLDMMSGKEPYPIPVEGIVEDASSDSDTDSETTDDELYEAEIDDDNGSEQDEEDQEVRQSVKSYRRERSRSNKLVDNNVLDLGEVGTDKKLECYLREGNKYDGLLGGDEEYIASSNVDSFASDDGGEDHETHKRVKRAYRKVHYDPACEEPLWELGMIVKFVYEFREAVAKYVVKRGVDLVFAKNDHHRVRLNAMRSVHGIFWVVWIRRARIFLSRHITQFTSV from the exons ATGGGAGATGATTTCGTCAATCTCAATATTAACTATGGAGGAAAGTTTGTGGTTGGGGTTGGGGGAGTTTGGCAGTATATTGGTGGTGAAGTCCATTGCATATCACCTATTGATCTTGATAAGTTAAGTAGGTTAGACATACTTTGGTATGTTGTTTATTTAGGATATACAAATTGTGGGCCTGTTTATTATGCTATTAACAAAGATCCAAGTAAGTATGTGGAATTAACAAATGATTTAAGTGTCTTGGATATGATGAGTGGAAAAG AGCCATATCCTATCCCTGTAGAAGGCATTGTAGAAGATGCATCATCTGATAGTGACACAGATTCAGAGACAACAGATGATGAGTTGTATGAAGCTGAAATTGATGATGACAATGGGAGTGAACAAGATGAAGAGGATCAAGAAGTTAGACAAAGTGTTAAAAGCTATAGACGAGAGCGATCTAGGAGCAACAAACTAGTAGATAATAATGTTCTTGATTTAGGAGAAGTTGGGACAGACAAAAAGTTAGAATGTTATTTAAGAGAGGGGAACAAATATGATGGTTTGCTCGGTGGAGATGAAGAGTACATTGCCAGCTCAAATGTAGATAGCTTTGCTTCTGATGACGGTGGAGAGGATCATGAAACCCACAAACGGGTAAAAAGGGCTTATAGGAAAGTGCACTATGATCCAGCTTGTGAAGAACCGTTGTGGGAGTTGGGTATGATCGTCAAGTTTGTGTACGAATTTCGAGAGGCAGTAGCTAAGTATGTTGTGAAGAGGGGTGTAGATTTGGTGTTTGCTAAAAATGATCACCATAGGGTCAGATTAAATGCAATGAGAAGTGTCCATGGCATCTTCTGGGTAGTCTGGATAAGAAGAGCCAGAATTTTCTTGTCAAGACATATTACCCAATTCACAAGTGTGTGA